The DNA segment CGGACCTTATTATTATTGATGGTGGAAAAGGACATGTAGAAACGGTAAGGGATGTTTTAGAAAATGAATTAGGATTAGATATCCCACTATCGGGTCTTGTAAAGGATGAAAAACACCGTACATCGCAATTGTTATACGGCAATCCGTTAGAAATTGTTCCACTTGAACGGAACAGCCAGGAGTTTTATTTACTGCAACGTATTCAAGATGAGGTTCACCGCTTTGCCATTACCTTTCACCGCCAAATACGTGGAAAGAGCGCCTTTCAATCATTGTTGGATGATATCCCGGGGATTGGGGAGAAACGCAAAAAACTATTGCTTAAACAGTTTGGTTCTGTAAAAAAAATGAAGGAAGCCAGTCTGGAGGAATTTACCGACATGGGTATTCCATCAAATGTGGCAGAAGAGTTAATGAAAAAACTTCAAGAATAGTTATTGTCAGAATAAATTGACCATGCTATAATTAGTGAAAATTTAAATTACTATCACTTTATAGTACTAAAGTGAAGGTAGAGGTGCGAGCTTCAAGAGTAATGATTCTGAGAAGGATGAGCTTCAAGGAAGAATCATGAAAGGGGATGTTCGCCGAAGTAAAGAAAGTCTCATTTCTTTCTTTGCTGGTCCTGTATTGAATAAATGCCGGATTGTCAAGACGCAGGTCTTGGAGAGCTATCTTACGTTATTTGTACAGGAATTTATTTTTCGTGTTCAAAAAGCAATGAGATGCCTCTCATTGCTTTTTTATTTATGTTTTGTAGCAAAATAGGTAGAGCATAACTGAAAGAAGGGGAAATGATGGGCTTAGTTGTACAAAAATTCGGGGGAACCTCCGTTGGCAGTGTAGAAAGAATTTTAAATGTAGCAGCCTGTGTAAAAGATGAAACAGAGAGAGGCAATAACGTTGTTGTCGTTGTTTCTGCTATGGGAAAATCCACGGACAAGCTTGTTGGTCTAGCGAAGGAAATTTCCAATCAACCTAATAAACGGGAAATGGATATGCTCCTTTCGACAGGCGAGCAGGTAACCATTGCCTTATTATCTATGGCTTTAAATCAACAAGGTCTACCAGCGGTTTCCTATACAGGCTGGCAAGCGGGAATTGTAACAGAACCTGTCCATGGAAACGCACGAATTTCAACGATCAAGACAGAATCCATTAAAAACCAACTTACAGAAGGCAAGGTTGTTATTGTAGCAGGATTCCAAGGAATAACTGAAGATGGGGAAATCACCACTCTTGGTCGAGGGGGTTCTGATACGACAGCGGTTGCATTAGCAGCGGCGTTAAAAGCAGATAAATGTGATATTTACACGGATGTAACAGGTGTATTTACAACAGATCCAAGATATGTGAAAGAGGCCCGTAAGTTATTATCCGTTTCCTATGACGAAATGCTGGAGCTTGCCAATCTCGGTGCAGGTGTACTGCATCCAAGAGCGGTAGAATTTGCTAAAAATTATCAAGTAAGACTTGAAGTCCGTTCAAGCATGGAGAAAATCGAAGGAACAGTCATTGAGGGGGAAGCAACAATGGAACAAAATTTAGTTGTACGTGGTGTCGCGTTTGAAGATGATATTACAAAGGTTACCGTTTTGGGGTTAACCAATTCCTTAACCAGCCTATCAACGATTTTTACTACTCTTGCTCAAAATCACATTAACGTTGATATTATTATTCAAAGCACAACAGAAGGAGGAACGGCTAATTTATCTTTCTCCATACATACCGATGATTTGTTAGAGACATTAAAGGTATTAGAAGACAATAAAGCTGTACTTGGCTATGAACAACTTGATGCAGAGAATAAACTGGCAAAGGTTTCTATTGTGGGTTCAGGCATGATTTCTAATCCGGGTGTGGCTGCGAAAATGTTTGAAGTTCTTGCTTCAAATGGCATCCAAATCAAAATGGTCAGCACCTCTGAAATTAAAGTGTCTGCTGTGTTAGAAGAGAAGAATATGTTAAAAGCAGTTGAACTCCTCCACCGTGCATTTGAGCTTGGAAATTAACAAAGAAGAGGCTGACTCGTTGGAATGTGAGTCAGCCTCTTTCCGATATTAAATTAGATCTTTCCGATCCCATTTAACAGTAAATTGGA comes from the Neobacillus sp. PS2-9 genome and includes:
- a CDS encoding aspartate kinase, with the protein product MGLVVQKFGGTSVGSVERILNVAACVKDETERGNNVVVVVSAMGKSTDKLVGLAKEISNQPNKREMDMLLSTGEQVTIALLSMALNQQGLPAVSYTGWQAGIVTEPVHGNARISTIKTESIKNQLTEGKVVIVAGFQGITEDGEITTLGRGGSDTTAVALAAALKADKCDIYTDVTGVFTTDPRYVKEARKLLSVSYDEMLELANLGAGVLHPRAVEFAKNYQVRLEVRSSMEKIEGTVIEGEATMEQNLVVRGVAFEDDITKVTVLGLTNSLTSLSTIFTTLAQNHINVDIIIQSTTEGGTANLSFSIHTDDLLETLKVLEDNKAVLGYEQLDAENKLAKVSIVGSGMISNPGVAAKMFEVLASNGIQIKMVSTSEIKVSAVLEEKNMLKAVELLHRAFELGN